The Lactobacillus sp. CBA3605 genome contains a region encoding:
- a CDS encoding ATP phosphoribosyltransferase regulatory subunit, producing the protein MLSNLLPLGTRDEFGRRAATKQQLIAVIQAHFRQRGLAAIATPLLEHQAVFDPYQMGSYQLYRLLDAEGQTLVLRPDLTLPIARFLSATKIPLPQKFGYVGDIFRVSRRLSGSYNQITQAGVELIGYASIKAELECLAIANQLSTALIADAVEIELGDAQFAQQVVASLTPDVTQQAAIKQALFNKQIPQYDALIATYRAEPLYDFLQKWPRLFGKPDLILAQLTAAPLPASVKPSIERLRAVVAWLQRTMPNQAVSLDLSSQAPQKYYTGLTFRGYSQAGAGYLFSGGRYDQLLANFQAQSEPAVGMGIDVDLLTELALDTATPPTKQLLYFEPAQWSQAEKMLATQPNATLSLAPTLALAQVEAQQMGATLVDLTERA; encoded by the coding sequence ATGTTAAGTAATCTTTTACCACTCGGTACCCGTGATGAATTTGGTCGTCGGGCAGCTACGAAACAGCAATTAATCGCGGTGATTCAGGCCCATTTTAGACAACGGGGCTTAGCGGCCATCGCCACGCCATTATTAGAGCATCAAGCCGTCTTTGATCCTTACCAAATGGGCAGTTACCAACTGTATCGGTTATTAGATGCGGAGGGGCAGACCTTGGTGTTGCGCCCAGATCTAACGTTGCCAATTGCGCGATTTTTGAGTGCAACTAAGATTCCGTTACCCCAAAAGTTTGGCTATGTTGGCGACATTTTCCGAGTGAGTCGGCGGTTATCAGGGTCTTATAACCAAATCACGCAAGCGGGGGTCGAGCTAATTGGGTATGCCTCGATTAAGGCCGAGTTGGAATGCCTCGCAATTGCCAATCAACTTAGTACGGCATTAATTGCGGATGCCGTTGAAATCGAACTTGGTGATGCCCAGTTTGCACAACAGGTTGTGGCAAGCTTAACGCCGGATGTGACGCAGCAAGCCGCCATCAAGCAAGCCTTGTTCAATAAGCAGATTCCACAATATGACGCTTTAATTGCCACTTATCGGGCCGAACCGTTATATGATTTTTTGCAAAAATGGCCGCGGCTATTTGGTAAGCCGGACCTGATTTTAGCGCAATTGACGGCCGCACCATTACCAGCCAGCGTTAAGCCAAGTATCGAACGGTTACGAGCGGTGGTTGCGTGGCTGCAACGGACCATGCCGAATCAAGCAGTATCGCTGGATTTGAGTAGTCAAGCCCCTCAAAAGTATTATACCGGGTTGACCTTTCGGGGCTATTCGCAGGCCGGGGCCGGTTACTTATTCAGTGGCGGTCGGTATGATCAATTACTGGCAAACTTCCAAGCACAAAGTGAACCGGCCGTTGGGATGGGCATAGATGTTGATTTATTAACTGAATTGGCTCTTGATACAGCGACGCCACCGACTAAACAATTACTTTACTTTGAACCGGCTCAATGGTCGCAAGCTGAAAAAATGCTAGCCACTCAGCCGAATGCAACTTTGAGCTTGGCGCCGACGTTGGCACTGGCGCAAGTGGAAGCCCAACAAATGGGTGCAACGTTGGTTGATTTGACAGAAAGGGCTTAA
- the hisJ gene encoding histidinol-phosphatase HisJ: MLMDGHTHTELCPHGSGEATEKMIQRAIQLGMQKYCITEHAPLPPEFKQQYAGRLTGFTTASLTLAMVPDYLKLARALQKKYASKLEISVGFEVDFLPDQVAWTRAFLNEYGPQTQENILSVHFMQGKDQKFWCLDDTLTDFKAGFKAWLKQPQMLFNQYYQTVLASVLADLGPTTPQRIGHMSLIRKFQDRFNLTAPLDAINLALVDEILDQIKWQNREIDLNLAGLFKPFCNDFYPGNQILARAKKRDIPLIYGSDAHDIQSVGQGQHLATALING; encoded by the coding sequence ATGTTAATGGATGGTCATACGCATACTGAACTATGTCCACATGGGAGTGGTGAAGCCACTGAAAAAATGATTCAACGCGCGATTCAATTAGGGATGCAGAAGTATTGCATTACGGAACATGCCCCGTTGCCGCCAGAGTTCAAGCAGCAATATGCAGGGCGGCTAACTGGTTTTACCACGGCCTCGCTAACGTTGGCGATGGTACCGGATTACCTAAAGCTGGCGCGGGCGTTACAAAAAAAGTATGCCAGTAAGTTAGAAATTTCTGTTGGTTTTGAAGTGGACTTTTTGCCAGATCAGGTGGCGTGGACGCGGGCCTTTCTAAATGAATATGGCCCACAAACGCAAGAAAATATTTTGTCAGTACACTTTATGCAGGGAAAGGACCAAAAGTTTTGGTGCTTAGATGATACCTTGACGGATTTTAAAGCGGGGTTTAAGGCGTGGCTCAAGCAGCCACAGATGCTGTTCAATCAGTATTATCAAACTGTTTTGGCTTCAGTACTCGCTGATTTAGGTCCGACTACGCCGCAACGCATCGGCCATATGAGCTTAATCCGCAAGTTTCAAGACCGTTTTAACTTAACTGCGCCCTTAGATGCGATTAATCTTGCGTTGGTTGATGAAATTTTAGATCAGATAAAATGGCAAAATCGTGAAATTGATTTAAATTTAGCTGGTTTATTCAAACCATTTTGTAATGACTTTTATCCAGGAAACCAAATCTTAGCACGGGCTAAAAAACGTGACATTCCGCTAATATATGGTTCTGATGCCCATGATATTCAAAGTGTTGGTCAAGGGCAACATTTAGCAACTGCTTTAATTAATGGTTGA
- a CDS encoding VanZ family protein — translation MQDIITKLYQLGLSSQIVKTLLEPVHIIILGLPFITLLIAMVILSFQLHTKDTLTERNIISTYSFIWYLSAAYLLIILPLPSRSSVASLTTAEYNLQPFFFLSQLKLLTAFQFSDPSTWLAAFKSSTFFQPFFNIIFFMPIGAYLKWRHHWPLWLITLTSFAISLFFETTQLTGLYGYYTRAYRMFDVDDLMTNTFGGWAGAVALSFIPHRWRETDHSTRLDPQTHPINWRRILALVIDWLAIAGFDVIYFVLVKHFAWPLPHDFRWLYLADIVLFFWLPATFSGGKTLGGWLMHSRLVASDGQPARGWQLLIHYAGLYLVSLPLLFLDLWLFNRLGNVPSAALNRLDIYLVIVSLILLIISYDLLLAFFSRKHQLWCERLSRTTVV, via the coding sequence ATGCAAGATATAATCACTAAACTCTATCAACTTGGCTTATCAAGCCAGATTGTCAAAACTTTATTGGAACCCGTCCATATTATTATTCTCGGCTTACCTTTTATCACATTATTAATTGCCATGGTCATTTTAAGTTTCCAATTACACACAAAAGATACGTTAACTGAACGCAATATTATCAGCACGTATTCTTTCATTTGGTACTTATCAGCGGCCTATTTATTGATTATCTTGCCGTTGCCTTCACGTAGTTCGGTCGCCAGCTTAACTACAGCCGAATACAACTTACAACCGTTTTTCTTTTTAAGTCAATTAAAGCTTTTAACTGCCTTTCAATTTAGCGATCCCAGCACTTGGCTGGCAGCGTTCAAATCTTCAACTTTCTTCCAACCCTTTTTTAACATCATCTTTTTCATGCCCATCGGCGCTTACTTAAAATGGCGCCATCATTGGCCACTCTGGTTAATTACATTAACCAGCTTTGCCATTTCATTATTCTTTGAAACGACCCAACTCACCGGCCTATACGGGTACTACACCCGTGCTTATCGGATGTTTGATGTTGATGACTTGATGACTAACACGTTCGGCGGTTGGGCTGGCGCTGTTGCCTTAAGTTTCATTCCTCATCGTTGGCGTGAAACTGATCACTCAACGCGGTTAGATCCGCAGACTCATCCCATTAATTGGCGCCGCATTTTAGCACTGGTGATTGATTGGCTCGCTATCGCCGGCTTTGATGTCATCTATTTCGTCCTCGTTAAACACTTTGCTTGGCCGTTACCCCATGACTTCCGTTGGTTATATCTAGCTGACATTGTCCTATTCTTCTGGCTACCAGCAACCTTTAGCGGTGGTAAAACCCTCGGTGGCTGGCTCATGCATAGTCGCCTAGTCGCTAGTGATGGGCAACCAGCCCGTGGTTGGCAGTTATTGATCCACTATGCCGGCCTCTACCTGGTCAGTTTACCCTTACTATTCCTAGATTTGTGGCTATTCAACCGTCTGGGTAATGTTCCTAGCGCTGCCTTGAACCGACTCGATATTTACCTGGTCATCGTCTCGCTGATACTGTTGATTATTAGTTATGATCTTTTACTGGCTTTCTTTAGTCGCAAGCACCAGCTCTGGTGTGAACGGCTTAGTCGCACTACGGTTGTCTAA
- a CDS encoding magnesium transporter CorA family protein, which produces MIKVQALSDDFRWVAVNNYTDNDYQQLVNEEHVTDEMLGYATDRNERGRLEYDDKSAITTIIFDVVTKNADEGTHTAQVSFMLVDHTLLTFTTDHTAYVDDLLADIIDADWEKVKHPFDYIFDVLYQLSRQYFQAINTINRERQNIQSKMQKQIQRSVILQLMELETTLVYFLTSLKTNNDLLQSLKRFAPIKFSTAQKERLDDIIVEAQQGLEMANIASDIIGRVSNAYSNILDNSLNNTMWLLTIFSIVLTIPNIVFGFFGQNVDLPFMKNPFGWEITVLITIGLCVLTIWLLRRNSFHK; this is translated from the coding sequence ATGATAAAAGTACAAGCACTAAGCGACGATTTTCGCTGGGTCGCAGTTAATAACTATACTGATAACGATTATCAACAACTGGTTAATGAAGAACACGTCACCGATGAAATGTTAGGTTATGCCACCGACCGTAACGAACGGGGCCGATTAGAATATGATGACAAGAGTGCCATCACGACTATTATTTTTGATGTCGTCACTAAGAATGCTGATGAGGGCACCCATACCGCCCAAGTTAGCTTTATGTTGGTCGATCACACACTCTTAACCTTTACTACCGATCACACGGCATATGTCGACGATTTGTTAGCAGATATCATTGATGCTGACTGGGAAAAAGTGAAACATCCATTTGATTATATTTTCGATGTCTTATATCAACTGTCACGGCAGTATTTTCAAGCCATCAATACCATCAATAGAGAGCGCCAAAACATCCAGTCAAAAATGCAAAAACAAATTCAACGATCAGTTATTCTACAATTAATGGAATTAGAAACAACCTTAGTCTACTTTTTGACCTCTTTAAAAACGAATAATGACTTGTTGCAATCCCTCAAACGGTTTGCCCCCATTAAATTCTCAACAGCTCAAAAAGAACGGCTTGATGACATCATCGTCGAAGCACAACAAGGGTTAGAGATGGCCAACATTGCCTCTGATATTATTGGCCGCGTTTCAAATGCCTACTCGAATATTTTAGATAACAGCCTGAACAACACCATGTGGTTATTAACCATTTTTTCAATCGTTTTAACCATTCCAAATATTGTTTTTGGCTTTTTCGGGCAAAATGTCGATCTCCCATTCATGAAGAATCCTTTTGGCTGGGAAATTACCGTCTTAATCACAATTGGACTTTGTGTCCTAACAATTTGGCTGTTACGCCGCAACTCGTTTCATAAATAA
- a CDS encoding DUF1801 domain-containing protein, producing MPSRIPVTDTADYISKAVPIAQPLLQALQQLITTELPQATPKIKWNLPFYDMDKKYVSIAAYKAHVSLSISTDLSPAIITTAKAAGYATGQKRLNIAFDQPLPVALVKAILNLLK from the coding sequence ATGCCTAGTCGAATTCCAGTTACTGATACTGCTGATTATATTAGTAAAGCAGTACCGATTGCCCAGCCGCTGCTCCAAGCCTTGCAACAACTCATTACCACTGAGTTACCCCAAGCCACGCCAAAAATCAAATGGAACTTGCCATTTTATGACATGGACAAAAAATATGTCAGTATCGCCGCTTATAAGGCACACGTCAGCCTCAGTATTTCCACAGATTTATCGCCAGCAATCATAACAACTGCCAAAGCGGCTGGCTATGCAACTGGTCAAAAACGCTTAAACATTGCTTTTGATCAACCACTACCAGTTGCTTTAGTCAAAGCCATCTTAAATTTATTAAAATAA
- a CDS encoding linear amide C-N hydrolase, which produces MCTGISYSSTDQQEFFGRTQEYNLDYDYVVAQFPSEFHVQLGISDWQTRYSVLGMGTRLKNELMPMVLDGVNGSGLAGSTQYFAVDDLYQPLKNVITAGKKPIYAEQFIFYLLSMCQNITEVKAVLKKVAIPDQSIVQATGLPQHFFIKDATGASIVIEPDATVGFKVYDNSIGVMTNAPAFDWQVTNLRQYAGLTAALQPDLPLRQMNLTAAGKGAGLLGLPGDFTSTSRFVKASLLLNLMQLPTATTAVETGFHLLSLSDIPKGTMLCADGSVEYTQYTVIYNQTKRELYLKLYENLAIQKVTYQDNDAQVSDPRVYELNKTASYQVLN; this is translated from the coding sequence ATGTGTACTGGCATCAGTTATTCATCAACGGATCAGCAAGAATTCTTTGGTCGGACGCAGGAATATAATTTAGATTATGATTATGTGGTGGCTCAATTTCCAAGTGAGTTTCACGTGCAGCTGGGGATTAGTGATTGGCAGACGCGGTATTCGGTTTTAGGGATGGGAACACGACTGAAAAATGAGCTCATGCCAATGGTTTTAGATGGGGTGAACGGCAGTGGTCTAGCCGGGTCGACACAATATTTTGCGGTGGATGATTTATATCAACCTTTGAAAAATGTTATCACGGCTGGCAAAAAGCCCATTTATGCGGAACAATTTATTTTTTACTTGTTGTCAATGTGTCAAAATATTACTGAAGTCAAAGCAGTTCTTAAAAAAGTTGCGATTCCAGATCAATCAATCGTGCAAGCAACGGGCTTGCCGCAACATTTTTTTATCAAAGATGCGACGGGGGCTAGCATTGTCATCGAACCAGATGCAACCGTTGGGTTTAAGGTCTATGATAATTCGATTGGTGTGATGACGAATGCGCCAGCTTTTGATTGGCAAGTCACTAATTTACGCCAGTACGCTGGTCTGACGGCAGCGCTACAACCGGATTTACCTTTGCGGCAGATGAACCTGACTGCAGCTGGTAAAGGGGCTGGGTTACTCGGTTTACCGGGTGATTTCACCTCAACTTCACGGTTTGTGAAAGCCAGTCTGTTATTAAATCTCATGCAACTACCGACAGCTACCACAGCTGTGGAGACTGGATTCCATCTGTTAAGTTTATCGGACATTCCCAAGGGGACTATGCTGTGTGCCGATGGCTCGGTAGAATACACGCAATATACGGTCATTTATAATCAAACTAAGCGTGAGCTGTACCTTAAGTTATATGAAAATCTAGCCATTCAAAAAGTCACCTACCAGGACAATGATGCCCAAGTAAGTGACCCACGAGTTTATGAATTAAATAAAACAGCTAGCTATCAAGTGTTGAACTAG
- a CDS encoding aspartate-semialdehyde dehydrogenase, with protein sequence MSGYNVAIVGATGAVGARMIKMVEQTSLPVNSVKLLASSRSAGKQLKFNGQDLTVEETVPESFEGVDLALFSAGGSVSKKFAPEAVKRGAVVVDNTSAFRMDPNVPLVVPEVNEDALYQHHGIIANPNCSTIQMVVALEPIRKAYGLKRVIVSTYQAVSGAGNRALQELRDETQAYLDGKDMEAHILPVAGEKKHYPIAFNALPQIDVFEEDGYTHEEWKMIHETKKIMCGGDMDSKAIKVTATCVRIPVPVSHSEEVYFEVEDDQANVKGIQAALDAAPGIVLQDDPANQIYPLAHNAEGSKETFVGRVRPDQETPKAFHLWDVSDNLLKGAAWNSVQIAEHLDKLGLLHMQ encoded by the coding sequence GTGAGTGGATATAACGTCGCGATTGTCGGTGCTACTGGCGCAGTTGGTGCCCGGATGATCAAAATGGTTGAACAAACGAGTTTGCCGGTTAATTCGGTTAAACTTTTAGCATCAAGTCGGTCAGCGGGGAAGCAACTCAAATTCAATGGTCAAGACTTGACGGTTGAAGAAACGGTTCCAGAATCATTTGAAGGCGTGGATTTAGCGCTCTTTTCAGCTGGTGGATCAGTTTCAAAGAAGTTTGCTCCCGAAGCAGTTAAACGTGGAGCCGTAGTTGTTGATAACACGAGTGCTTTTCGGATGGACCCGAACGTGCCATTGGTGGTTCCAGAAGTTAACGAAGATGCCTTGTATCAACATCATGGGATTATTGCGAATCCAAACTGCTCAACAATCCAAATGGTGGTCGCCTTGGAACCAATCCGTAAAGCATATGGCTTGAAGCGTGTGATCGTTTCAACGTATCAAGCGGTTAGCGGTGCTGGTAATCGGGCCCTCCAAGAATTACGAGATGAGACGCAAGCTTATCTTGATGGCAAGGATATGGAAGCCCATATCTTGCCCGTAGCTGGTGAAAAGAAACATTATCCAATTGCTTTCAATGCGTTGCCACAGATTGATGTCTTTGAAGAAGACGGTTATACGCATGAAGAATGGAAAATGATTCATGAAACCAAGAAAATTATGTGTGGCGGCGATATGGATAGTAAGGCGATTAAAGTCACCGCAACCTGTGTTCGGATTCCGGTCCCAGTCAGTCATTCAGAAGAAGTTTACTTTGAGGTTGAAGACGATCAAGCTAATGTCAAAGGAATCCAAGCTGCTTTAGATGCGGCACCTGGTATTGTATTACAAGATGATCCAGCCAATCAGATTTATCCATTGGCCCATAATGCCGAAGGATCAAAGGAGACTTTTGTTGGCCGCGTGCGTCCAGACCAAGAAACGCCGAAAGCATTCCATTTATGGGATGTTTCAGATAACTTACTAAAAGGTGCCGCTTGGAATTCAGTTCAGATTGCGGAACATTTAGATAAGTTAGGCTTATTACACATGCAATAA
- a CDS encoding linear amide C-N hydrolase, with protein sequence MCTSLTYTNLDHQHFFARTMDFPTTTPWRPIFLPRHYAWQTGLATQRTTQLAILGGGRLPAHFSTPLMADGLNESGITCAELYLPHAVHYAAQIRPDQVNLTPQDFILWALGEHTTLAAIVADLPHVNLVGQNWGDAPYVYPFHWVLSDQSGQTLVIEPTGGPLTAQVNPSGILTNTPILATHLSRLNQTLHVAGTTFNAQTQAAAKNWLVTNHPLPTGSIPTERFVQMAIRRWGTPTLSAAATVPTILTWLTAVSLPYDPARRNQVSHNYTHYQGLINLTTQTYYFRPRTTQRLQTIALTSTMIAHWTQPKVYSAD encoded by the coding sequence ATGTGCACTAGCTTAACTTATACCAATCTGGACCACCAGCATTTTTTTGCCCGTACCATGGATTTCCCAACAACGACCCCGTGGCGACCCATCTTTTTGCCACGTCACTATGCTTGGCAGACCGGGCTAGCAACTCAACGGACGACTCAGCTCGCCATCCTAGGTGGTGGCCGGTTACCCGCTCACTTTTCCACCCCATTAATGGCTGACGGCTTAAATGAAAGCGGCATCACGTGTGCTGAGCTCTATCTCCCACATGCCGTCCATTATGCTGCGCAGATTCGTCCAGACCAAGTCAATTTGACGCCGCAAGACTTCATCTTGTGGGCTTTAGGCGAACACACGACATTGGCTGCCATTGTGGCAGACTTGCCTCACGTTAATCTTGTTGGTCAAAATTGGGGCGATGCGCCCTATGTTTACCCTTTCCATTGGGTCTTAAGTGACCAAAGTGGGCAGACTTTAGTGATTGAACCCACGGGTGGCCCGCTAACCGCCCAAGTTAATCCCAGTGGCATTCTCACGAACACACCTATTTTAGCCACGCACTTGAGTCGCCTGAATCAGACTTTACACGTTGCCGGAACTACTTTTAATGCCCAGACCCAGGCAGCAGCCAAAAACTGGTTGGTAACAAACCACCCCCTGCCCACCGGTAGCATCCCCACGGAACGTTTTGTTCAGATGGCAATTCGTCGTTGGGGCACCCCGACTTTATCCGCAGCAGCCACGGTGCCAACCATTTTGACTTGGCTAACCGCTGTCAGTCTCCCTTACGACCCTGCTCGTCGCAATCAAGTTAGTCACAATTATACGCATTACCAGGGGCTCATTAACTTAACGACGCAAACTTACTACTTCCGACCACGTACCACACAACGGCTACAAACAATTGCGCTAACGTCGACCATGATCGCACACTGGACCCAGCCTAAAGTCTATTCAGCCGATTAA